In Fusobacterium sp., one genomic interval encodes:
- a CDS encoding coproporphyrinogen-III oxidase family protein, translating into MERNLLLFDKRLKSHHDSNSLINKYIKNERADGKSFELMLQEEPDNRKKSIYVHTPYCDKICSFCNLNRKQIDGSLDSYAQYLADEFDKYGQSNYFKKSEFEVIFFGGGTPTVYKPQQLEIILESIKRNVTLAKDYEFTFETTLHNLTEEKLEVMMKYGVNRLSVGIQTFSSRGREFYNRTYEKEEVIERLKKLKEFFRGDVCVDIIYNFPDETLEEVIEDARLVKELELSSASFYSLMVHEGSKLSKDIEAERVKLEEDMKKDYLLYQHFVDEMLREDKYHVLELTKIAKNNGDNYKYIKVRNTGGDTFPIGVGAGGSIHGIGVYRMSKEMSFFSKQTDYHERFSRLSGFMQFPVINKADVKNILSEEEYKHFAEKMRDYQSKGLLNEKEDSFVLTQDGIFWGNNISSDIIIYVMEQLFNK; encoded by the coding sequence ATGGAAAGAAATTTACTGCTGTTTGATAAAAGATTAAAATCTCATCACGACAGTAATAGTTTGATTAACAAATATATAAAAAATGAAAGGGCTGATGGAAAAAGTTTTGAACTGATGTTACAGGAGGAGCCTGACAACAGAAAAAAATCTATTTATGTACATACACCATATTGCGATAAAATATGTTCTTTCTGCAATCTTAACAGAAAGCAGATAGATGGAAGTCTGGATTCATATGCACAATATTTAGCAGATGAATTTGATAAATATGGGCAAAGTAATTATTTTAAAAAAAGTGAATTTGAAGTAATATTTTTTGGCGGAGGAACACCTACTGTGTATAAACCTCAACAGCTTGAAATAATACTTGAAAGTATAAAAAGAAATGTCACTTTAGCCAAAGACTATGAGTTTACATTTGAAACTACACTGCATAATCTTACAGAAGAAAAACTGGAAGTTATGATGAAATATGGAGTAAACAGATTAAGTGTAGGAATTCAGACATTTTCAAGCAGAGGAAGAGAATTCTATAACAGAACTTATGAGAAAGAAGAAGTTATTGAAAGACTTAAAAAACTAAAAGAGTTTTTCAGAGGGGATGTTTGTGTAGATATTATCTATAATTTTCCTGATGAAACTTTAGAAGAAGTAATTGAGGATGCGAGATTAGTAAAAGAATTGGAGTTGAGCAGTGCAAGTTTCTATTCATTGATGGTGCATGAAGGGTCTAAATTATCTAAAGATATTGAGGCAGAAAGAGTGAAATTAGAGGAGGATATGAAAAAAGATTATCTTCTATACCAGCACTTTGTAGATGAAATGTTAAGAGAAGATAAATATCATGTTCTTGAATTGACTAAAATAGCTAAGAACAATGGAGATAATTACAAATATATCAAAGTTAGAAATACTGGTGGAGACACATTTCCAATAGGAGTAGGAGCAGGAGGATCAATACATGGGATTGGAGTTTATAGAATGAGCAAAGAGATGTCATTCTTCTCTAAACAGACTGATTATCATGAAAGATTCTCAAGACTTTCTGGATTTATGCAGTTTCCAGTAATAAATAAGGCAGATGTAAAAAATATTTTATCTGAAGAAGAATATAAACATTTTGCTGAAAAAATGAGAGATTATCAAAGTAAAGGACTGCTTAATGAAAAAGAAGATTCATTTGTGCTTACACAAGATGGGATATTCTGGGGAAATAATATTTCAAGTGATATCATAATTTATGTAATGGAACAGCTTTTTAATAAATAG
- a CDS encoding MotA/TolQ/ExbB proton channel family protein has protein sequence MMYYFKVGGPLMWILFILSLISTTVIIERLFFFFKKEKTMNRNFRKEVIMAVSNRDMCRIIEICEKERNSVGCTVKKFLCRCNICDTNLKDFHQFDQIIKEIEMDEISPLEKRLHILGIIAHVAPMLGLLGTVTGMIDAFKDLAKFGAGDPTIVADSISKALITTAAGLSIAIPALVVYNLLNKRIEEIEEEIDKITTNVINIVRG, from the coding sequence ATGATGTACTATTTTAAAGTAGGAGGTCCACTGATGTGGATACTTTTCATACTATCTCTTATTTCTACTACTGTTATAATTGAAAGATTATTCTTTTTCTTTAAGAAAGAAAAAACAATGAATAGAAACTTTAGAAAAGAAGTAATAATGGCTGTTTCCAATAGAGATATGTGTAGAATAATTGAAATTTGTGAAAAAGAAAGAAATTCTGTTGGGTGTACAGTTAAAAAATTTCTTTGCAGATGTAATATTTGTGATACTAACCTAAAAGATTTTCATCAATTTGATCAAATAATAAAAGAAATTGAGATGGATGAAATCAGTCCGCTGGAAAAAAGACTTCATATTTTAGGAATAATAGCTCATGTAGCTCCTATGCTTGGACTTTTAGGAACTGTTACTGGAATGATAGATGCTTTTAAAGATCTGGCAAAATTTGGTGCTGGAGATCCCACTATTGTAGCAGACAGTATATCAAAGGCTTTAATAACTACAGCAGCAGGACTTTCTATTGCTATTCCAGCTTTAGTTGTATATAATTTATTGAATAAAAGAATTGAAGAAATTGAAGAGGAAATAGATAAAATAACAACTAATGTTATTAATATTGTGAGGGGATAG
- a CDS encoding flavodoxin family protein, producing the protein MKTLVTYSTKTGNTKKVAESIAKAIENSEIMDISEVNNLDYDLIIVGTWIDKGTADTKALNFIKTIKNKNTAFFFTLGAYPDSQHALDCAENITKLFTENENKVLGHFLCQGAIDPKLIEMMQTKFGPEHPHGPNPERIKRWADASLHPDETDLQNAYAYFKNLMAKL; encoded by the coding sequence ATGAAAACACTTGTTACTTATTCTACAAAAACTGGTAATACTAAAAAAGTTGCTGAATCTATTGCTAAAGCTATAGAGAATTCTGAAATAATGGATATTTCAGAGGTAAATAATCTGGATTATGATTTAATCATTGTAGGAACTTGGATAGATAAAGGAACAGCAGATACAAAAGCTCTTAACTTTATAAAAACTATCAAAAATAAAAATACAGCATTCTTCTTTACATTAGGAGCTTATCCTGATTCTCAACATGCTTTGGACTGTGCAGAAAATATAACAAAACTTTTTACTGAAAATGAAAATAAAGTTTTAGGACATTTCCTATGTCAAGGTGCTATTGATCCTAAACTTATAGAGATGATGCAGACTAAATTCGGACCTGAACATCCACATGGACCTAATCCAGAAAGAATAAAAAGATGGGCAGATGCAAGTCTTCATCCTGATGAAACTGATTTGCAAAATGCATATGCATATTTTAAAAACCTTATGGCAAAACTTTAA